A genomic window from Melopsittacus undulatus isolate bMelUnd1 chromosome 7, bMelUnd1.mat.Z, whole genome shotgun sequence includes:
- the NKX6-1 gene encoding homeobox protein Nkx-6.1, whose protein sequence is MLALGQMDGAPRQGAFLLGSPPLAALHSMAEMKAPLYPAYPLPAGPASSSSASASPASASPSPPLGSPGLKAPAASSTAAAGGLSALGSAPPQLSAATPHGINDILSRPSMPLPASALASASPSASSAAPAGLLAGLPRFGSLSPPPPPPPALYFSPGAAAAAAAVAAGRYPKPLAELPGRTPIFWPGVMQSPPWRDARLACAPHQGSILLDKDGKRKHTRPTFSGQQIFALEKTFEQTKYLAGPERARLAYSLGMTESQVKVWFQNRRTKWRKKHAAEMATAKKKQDSETERLKGASENEEEDDDYNKPLDPNSDDEKITQLLKKHKPGGGGLLLHPPEGEASA, encoded by the exons ATGCTGGCGCTGGGGCAGATGGACGGCGCGCCCCGGCAGGGCGCCTTCCTGCTGGGCAGCCCGCCGCTGGCCGCCCTGCACAGCATGGCCGAGATGAAGGCGCCGCTGTACCCCGCGTACCCCCTGCCCGCCGGgcccgcctcctcctcctctgcctccgCCTCGCCCGCCTCTGCCTCGCCCTCGCCGCCGCTCGGCTCCCCCGGCCTCAAGGCGCCGGCCGCCTCCTCCACCGCCGCCGCGGGCGGACTCTCGGCGCTGGGCTCAGCCCCGCCGCAGCTCTCGGCCGCCACTCCGCACGGCATCAACGACATCCTCAGCAGGCCCTCCATGCCCCTGCCGGCCTCCGCGCTCGCCTCCGCCTCGCCCTCCGCCTCCTCGGCGGCGCCCGCCGGGCTCCTGGCCGGGCTGCCCCGCTTCGGCAGCCTCAGTCCCCCGCCGCCTCCTCCGCCCGCCCTCTACTTCAGCCCTGGGGCCGCCGCCGCAGCCGCCGCCGTGGCCGCCGGGCGCTACCCCAAGCCGCTGGCCGAGCTGCCCGGCCGGACGCCCATCTTCTGGCCGGGGGTGATGCAGAGCCCGCCTTGGAGGGACGCCCGCCTCGCCTGCGCTCCCC ATCAAGGCTCAATTTTGCTGGATAAGGACGGGAAGAGAAAACATACCAGACCCACTTTTTCTGGCCAGCAGATTTTCGCCCTGGAAAAGACTTTTGAGCAGACGAAATACCTAGCGGGCCCGGAGCGAGCCCGGTTGGCCTATTCACTGGGGATGACGGAGAGCCAAGTCAAG GTCTGGTTCCAGAACCGGCGGACCAAGTGGCGGAAGAAGCACGCGGCGGAGATGGCGACGGCGAAGAAGAAGCAGGACTCGGAGACGGAGCGGCTGAAAGGAGCCTCGGAGAACGAGGAGGAGGACGACGACTACAACAAGCCCCTGGACCCCAACTCGGACGACGAGAAGATCacacagctgctgaagaaacacAAGCCGGGGGGCGGCgggctgctgctgcatcccccCGAAGGTGAGGCCTCCGCCTAG